The following are encoded in a window of Mycobacteroides chelonae CCUG 47445 genomic DNA:
- the fadD1 gene encoding fatty-acid--CoA ligase FadD1 translates to MAETIQQLVRDRATDDGVALVYRGAKWTWREYVAEAARQAAALIRLADPHRPLHVGTLLGNTPAMAIAMAAAAQGGYILCAINNTRRGEGLVRDIRKADVQILLVDSEHHPLLESLDLSDVVVIDVDGPGWRHDVEAAGELEPYRAATDLDPFMMIFTSGTSGDPKAVLVTHMMVLIAAQSLVSRFSLSPNDVCYVSMPLFHSNAVLAGWGVAIAAGAALAPAKFSASSFLQDIREVGATYMNYVGKPLAYLLATQERPDDADNPLRVAFGNEACDNDIDQFARRFDVTVYDGFGSTENAVIVTREEGTPTGSIGKGFPGVAIYDSDTLIECAVARFDPHGILVNSDEAVGELVNTQGAGFFSGYYNDDDATGERMRHGMYWSGDLAYRDADGWIYLAGRTADWMRINGENLAAAPIERIVQRHPAVSQVAVYAVRDAAGGDEVMAALVLREPLTPSGFTAFLAAQEDLPRTGWPRYVRLAPGLPSTATNKVLKRVLISQGLDVGDDELWHRDERIPALAASPTGYVSRVT, encoded by the coding sequence GCGCGAGTATGTGGCGGAGGCGGCTCGCCAGGCGGCGGCACTGATTCGGCTGGCCGACCCGCACCGGCCCCTTCACGTCGGCACCCTGCTGGGCAATACGCCAGCGATGGCGATTGCGATGGCTGCGGCCGCTCAGGGCGGATACATCCTGTGCGCGATCAACAACACTCGTCGTGGCGAGGGTTTGGTGCGCGATATCCGCAAGGCGGATGTACAGATACTGCTTGTGGACAGCGAGCATCACCCTCTGCTCGAATCGTTGGATCTATCTGACGTCGTCGTGATCGATGTCGACGGACCGGGCTGGCGCCACGATGTCGAGGCGGCCGGCGAACTGGAGCCGTATCGGGCTGCCACGGACCTTGACCCATTCATGATGATCTTCACCTCAGGGACCAGCGGTGACCCGAAGGCAGTTCTCGTGACACACATGATGGTGCTCATCGCGGCCCAGTCGCTGGTGTCCCGGTTCTCGCTGTCCCCCAACGATGTCTGCTACGTCTCGATGCCGTTGTTTCATTCGAATGCCGTGTTGGCCGGATGGGGTGTCGCGATTGCGGCGGGTGCCGCACTGGCCCCGGCGAAATTCTCCGCATCGAGCTTTCTCCAAGACATCCGGGAGGTCGGCGCCACCTACATGAACTACGTCGGCAAGCCACTGGCATATCTCCTCGCCACACAAGAACGGCCCGACGATGCGGACAACCCATTGCGGGTGGCGTTCGGGAACGAGGCCTGCGATAACGACATTGACCAGTTCGCTCGACGATTCGATGTCACGGTGTACGACGGATTCGGTTCGACGGAGAATGCCGTCATCGTCACCCGGGAGGAGGGTACGCCGACGGGTTCCATCGGCAAGGGCTTCCCCGGCGTCGCGATTTACGACTCCGACACGTTGATCGAATGCGCCGTGGCCCGGTTCGATCCGCACGGCATCCTGGTCAATTCCGATGAAGCCGTCGGTGAGTTGGTGAATACCCAAGGGGCAGGCTTTTTCTCGGGGTACTACAACGACGATGACGCTACCGGTGAACGGATGCGCCACGGCATGTATTGGTCGGGCGACCTCGCCTACCGGGACGCAGACGGCTGGATCTACCTAGCAGGGCGGACGGCCGACTGGATGCGGATCAATGGCGAGAACCTGGCGGCGGCACCCATCGAACGGATCGTGCAGCGGCACCCCGCAGTGAGCCAGGTGGCCGTGTACGCCGTCCGCGACGCCGCCGGGGGCGACGAGGTGATGGCCGCGCTGGTGCTGCGGGAGCCGTTGACGCCGTCGGGTTTCACCGCGTTTCTAGCAGCCCAGGAGGATCTGCCACGCACCGGCTGGCCGCGATATGTGCGCTTGGCGCCAGGGCTCCCGTCCACCGCGACCAACAAGGTTCTCAAGCGTGTGCTGATTTCGCAGGGCCTTGATGTCGGGGACGACGAGCTGTGGCACCGCGACGAACGAATACCTGCCCTGGCAGCATCCCCAACGGGCTATGTTT